AAATATTGAAATTTCACTGAAAGCGGTAATATCCCAATCTGAAAAAGTATCAGCAACCCATCGTGCGCTCTGTTATGAAGCGTTCGGAGCTCGAATTATTGATCGGTATTCCAGCGAAGAAACGGGTTTGATTTCCTTGCAATGCCCTAAGCATGATCATCAGCATGTCATGGGGGCAAGTGTCATAGTAGAAATTGTGAATGAGCAAGGTCAACCATGTGCTGTTGGTGAAGTAGGGCGTGTCTTAGTAACGAATTTATTTAGTTATGCTATGCCCCTGATCCGCTATGACTTGGGAGACTTAGCATCTTGGGGGGTACCTTGTGATTGCGGCATTCACTTGCCAGTGATTTCCAAGCTTTGGGGGCGCGTCAGAAATGCGGTGATTCATGCTGATGGAAGTACGCACCCAATGGGTTTTTTGGGTGATGATATTGGATTAATGCCTAATATTCTGGAGTTTAGGGTAAGGCAATATATTGGTCGTGAACTGAGTTTAGAGCTTGTCTGCAAGCAAGCCTTGAGTTCAATTGAGATTGATACTATTCGAAAGATTTTTATTAAAGACGGCCTCGCCGGCTTATGGCTATACATTCAGCAACCCACTAACTTGCTACAAAAGGATAATCGGAAGCGGGAGGAATTTGAGCAAGTTCCACAGGAATGGTTTCCACCCGAAGATTGCATCAAAATTTTGATATGAATTATTTTCGCCCAACCATTTTTTTTGGACTGTTACTTTGCTTTTCACTGACGAGTTGGGGTGATGAGGGAGTCGACTCGGCTCGTATTAATGGAATACAAAAAACAGTATCCGTAGGTAGTGGATTTTTTATTTCTAATGATGGTTATGTACTCACTGCCAATCATGTGCTTGCTAAGCGCGAAAAAGTATTGGTCAGGCTTAGTGGGAACATCATTAAAAATGCTACCTTAATCAAATCCGACCCTGTTAGTGATCTAGCTTTATTAAAAATTGAAGGACCATCTACACCTCTAGCGATTGCTAATTGGTCCGATATACCTGTGGGCTTGGAGGTATATGTCATTGGGTTTCCATTGCCATCATCTACCAATATGGGAATTCGGATTACGGAAGGTTTGATTAACGGAGCTTTTGGTGTGGGTCCAAGACGCTTAGATCTTTTTCAATTAAGCGCACAAGTTCAAAAAGGCAATTCTGGTGGCCCAGTTCTAACGCCTGATGGTATGGTGGTCGGTATGGTCCAGGGAAAATTAGACGCTCTACAGGTGGCTGAAAAGACACATGACTTACCGCAAAATGTGAACTTTGCTGTGAAGTCCTCTGTTCTCATGCGCTTTCTGGAGAGCTCCGAAGTGAAGGTTCAGTATTCGTGGATAAACTTGTCTAAACGCTATCGCCCTTATGAGATTTTGCGCTTGAGTGAGCAGTCAATTGTTCAAGTTATTGGGGTAGATAATAAATAGTAGTCTTACCTAAATCCATTGATTTAGCACGATTGAGTCAATTTATAATAATTTTAAGTCACAAGAGCCTAAGGGCCTGCCATGAATATTTATCAAAAAATTATTAGCGCTGCCCAACGGAATCCAGCGGCACCGGCTTTTATATCCGCTCAAGGTTACCTCACTTACGGCCAGTTCATTTCTCTGATTGCATTTGCCTCA
This is a stretch of genomic DNA from Polynucleobacter sp. JS-JIR-II-b4. It encodes these proteins:
- a CDS encoding S1C family serine protease, producing MNYFRPTIFFGLLLCFSLTSWGDEGVDSARINGIQKTVSVGSGFFISNDGYVLTANHVLAKREKVLVRLSGNIIKNATLIKSDPVSDLALLKIEGPSTPLAIANWSDIPVGLEVYVIGFPLPSSTNMGIRITEGLINGAFGVGPRRLDLFQLSAQVQKGNSGGPVLTPDGMVVGMVQGKLDALQVAEKTHDLPQNVNFAVKSSVLMRFLESSEVKVQYSWINLSKRYRPYEILRLSEQSIVQVIGVDNK
- a CDS encoding phenylacetate--CoA ligase family protein, producing the protein MRSPLIFFNPQAAPALLLLEQLRGFQKQDLESQTAAQLHQLKALLSHAYQHSPFWKKRLDAVGYSANSDIAQLLQTLTPLTRHDIQDEFDNLQAKWPGLNQDDIFSVASSGSTGKPVRVNRLKSIQNPLVGAYALLEGEWHKTDPNQTIAFLGFSIQNNVNASWGGIFQALNCRGRYITRSVAEASLQSHLDWLIREKPSYLKASPFVVAQLAQLALEQNIEISLKAVISQSEKVSATHRALCYEAFGARIIDRYSSEETGLISLQCPKHDHQHVMGASVIVEIVNEQGQPCAVGEVGRVLVTNLFSYAMPLIRYDLGDLASWGVPCDCGIHLPVISKLWGRVRNAVIHADGSTHPMGFLGDDIGLMPNILEFRVRQYIGRELSLELVCKQALSSIEIDTIRKIFIKDGLAGLWLYIQQPTNLLQKDNRKREEFEQVPQEWFPPEDCIKILI